TATCTGGCGCAGGTAGATAGAATAGTTATGCACATTACATTCCTTCAGCCGCTGCAATACAGCCGGCCACGGCTGTGCATGCAGTGACTTGTAATAACCTATTTTGTCCGGTTTGAGACCGGTTATGGTGCCGTATCGCTGCACTTTCTCTTTTTCCTGACGGGGAGATAAACAGCTCATTGTACCCAACACCACTACCACAAATAAGAACTTTTTCATGCATTTATTTTTATCTGAAAAACCAGTATAACACAACCATCGTCAGCAATAATGCAGCCGATAATACTTTATAGTTCGCCATACCCGGCCATCCTTTTACGCGCAGGGCGGCTAAAGGATGCGACCAATAGAGCTTATTGCTTACTTCGGTATGTACCACAGGATAGGCATACGATAATACCACCAGCAGTAATGTACATGCGCAGAAAAGATAAAAGGCCATCATCATAAAAGGAATGGTGCCTATCACGGAGCCAGGGAATATTTTATTGATAGTGTAAACAACCGCCCCCAGTGCAGAACCACACCACAGCGTATATTGCGCCGCTGTAGCAGAAGCTTTCTTCCAGAATACACCCAGCAGAAATACACAGGTTATAGGAGGCGCAATATGTGCAATGATATCATTGATACCGTTAAACAGACTTTCATACTGGTTTAGCAATGGCAGTAAAGCTATGGACATCAATGAAGCCAGGGTGGCTGCTATACGGCCGGTCTTTATCATCTGTTTGTCGCTCGCAGCCGGTTTAAACCGCTTGTACAGATCGTAGCTCACCAGTGTGGCAATCGCATTCAGTGCGCCGGAAATCTGGCTCATTAATCCTGATAGCAAGGCCGCTACCAATATTCCCACCAAACCGGAAGGCACCAGTTTTGTAATCATCAGGGAATAAATGCCTTTTGTATTTAATCCCGGCTGGCCATCGGCAGTAATTTGTGGTAACCCGCTCAGGTCCAGTGCGCCCTGTTTATATAAGACATAGGCAAATAATCCTGGTAGTATGAAGATAAAAACGGGCAGGATTTTAATAAAACCGCAGAACAAAACACCGGTGCGTGCCTGGTTTTCATCTTTAGCACCCAGCACCCGTTGTACAATGGTTTGATCGGCACACCAGTACCAGATACCCAGCACGGGGTATCCCAGGAAAACCGCGTACCACGGGAGTTGGCTGGCATCGCCCGAAGGGCGCAACATCGACAGCTTATCCATTTGCTGATGCTCCTGTAATATCTGTACCATTGGTTGCCAGCCGCCTACTTTTACCCACGACAACACCGTGATGATGGTGGCGCCTGTGAGCAATACCACCGTTTGTACCGATTCGGTTACCACTACCGCGCGTAATCCCCCGATAATAGTGTAGGCACCGGTAACAACGGCAATGATAATAATACTGGTAAACATATGGATGCCAAACAGAGTTTCGAGTACAATACCTCCGGCCAGAAAAGAAAAAGCGATGTGGATGATAATAGCCGATACGACGGAAACAATAGCCAGCCAGTCGCGGCAGGCGCGGTTATACCGTCGTTCCAGGAAATCAGGTAAAGTAGCTACCCCGGAGCGGATATAAAAAGGAACAAAGAAAACCGCCAGCAATATTAAGGTAAAAGAAGCCATCCACTCAAAATTCCCGCTGAGCAAACCGGTGTCAAAACCACTCTGTGCAAGGCTTACCAGGTGAAGGCAGGAAATGTTGGTAGCAAATAATGCCATGCCTATCATGGGCCAGCGGAGTGATTTACCGGCAAGAAAATATTCACTGCTCTGGCTTTTATTCTTTTTCCCGGATAACCCTGCCCAAAACCCCAGCAGCACAATAAAGGCTACATAACAAATACTGATGACGGTATCAATGGTAGAAATCATCGGGCAATATTTTTATCTGCTATTAAATCACAGCTGCTGCCCGGCAGCTCAGGTGTTTTATAAAAGCCGTCAGCAATGATAGCAGGTTGCTCAAAATGCGTACGCAGGTGCGGAATATGTTCGAGAAACAGGGCTTCATGTCCCATGCCGATATGATTGAATAACACGAGATGCTGATGCAGTTGCCCCATATCGCCTACATGCGGTACTACCGGCACCCCGAATTTTTTGCACAACAGGCTTACCGTCAGGAACTCGCTCACGCCTCCAACCCTTACGGCATCTACCTGGATAAATCCCGCGCAGCCGGTTTGTAGATAGTTTTTAAAGACTACCCTGTTTGGTACATGTTCTCCCAGCGCCAGTTTCATCGGGTTTATGGCATCAGCCAGTATTTTATGGGCGAGCACATCATCAGGATGCGTGGGTTCTTCTATCCAGTAAGGACGGATATCCGCCAGCTTTTTGCTGACAGCTATTGCCTGCGGCAGATTCCATTGCTGATTGGCATCTACCATTACCTTGATATTATTGCCGACCGTGTTTCGCACGATATGCGCTCTTCGTATATCCGTTTCCGGGTTTTTAGCGCCGACTTTAAGTTTCAGTGCCAGGAAGCCTTTGTCTACCGCCCGTTTGCAATTTTCTTCCAGTTGATCATCTGCATAATTAAACCATCCGGCAGAAGTATCGTAAGCGGGATAACCACTGAGCAGGATACCATCACGTTCTTTTCTTGAAACCGCCATGTCTGTCAGTAAGCGGATCGCTTCATCGCGGGGCAGTACTTCTTCCAGGTAGGAAAGGTCCAGTGTATTGACCAGCTGTTCCGGCGACAGCTCCAGCAACAGTTTCCATAGAGGCACCTGTTGTTGTTTTGCCCAAAGATCATAACAGGCGTTGGTAACAGAGGCCAGTGCCAGGTGTACAACGCCTTTATGTGGGCCGAGCCAGCGGAATTGCTGTTCATCCGACATGCTTTTAAACCAGGTACCAAATGTAGCCATCACTTCCGCCAGTTCTTTTCCAACCAGTTTCTCTGCATAAAATTTTGCTGCTGCGCACACCAGTTCATTACCTGCGCCCAGTGTGAAAGCCAGGCCGGTGCCGCAGTTCCCTTTGTCGTCGTACAGGCAGGTAACGGTGTAGGAATACACAGGGTTCTGATGTATGGCATCACTGCCGGCGCCTGCGGCAAGTGGAAATCTTGCGTCTTTTACTGCAATGCTTTTAATCATCCTTTGTTATCTTTTTTTATCACAGCGATGCTCATCGCTGGTTTATCTATCTCTAATACAATGACGGTATCATTGCTATCAGGTAAAACGGCAGGCAGTTGCAGTGCAATGTCTGCCGCTGTTTGTTTAAATGATATGGTAGTGCCATTGAGTACATAGGCTTTTTTAATGTGTACGCCGGGGAAAGCGGGCACCGTTAATGTTTGCCCGGATGTTTGAAAAACATGCAGATAAATTTTATTGCCTTTCCGTGTGGTGGCATAATTATCTGTGGGCACATAAGGGCCACCGGCGGTCTGGTAAATAGCAGCACCGTATTTTTTCAGCCAGCTGCCCATTTCCCGGACCCTTGCTACCTGCGCGGGTTCCATCGTACCATCCGGCATAGGGCCGATATTAAAGAGGAGGTTACCATTGCCGGCCGCCGTTTTTGCCAGGGTTTGAATGCAGGTTTTCAGCGACTTCATTTTATCGTGGGGTTTCCAGGCCCACTGATCTGCAATGGTAATGCAGGATTCCCAGGG
The Chitinophaga sp. MM2321 DNA segment above includes these coding regions:
- a CDS encoding L-rhamnose mutarotase, whose product is MKKFLFVVVVLGTMSCLSPRQEKEKVQRYGTITGLKPDKIGYYKSLHAQPWPAVLQRLKECNVHNYSIYLRQIDSAWYLFSYFEYTGKDFSADMKKMAADTATQRWWKETAPCQLPLPDALQKNETWSPLEEVFHTD
- a CDS encoding sodium:solute symporter, which codes for MISTIDTVISICYVAFIVLLGFWAGLSGKKNKSQSSEYFLAGKSLRWPMIGMALFATNISCLHLVSLAQSGFDTGLLSGNFEWMASFTLILLAVFFVPFYIRSGVATLPDFLERRYNRACRDWLAIVSVVSAIIIHIAFSFLAGGIVLETLFGIHMFTSIIIIAVVTGAYTIIGGLRAVVVTESVQTVVLLTGATIITVLSWVKVGGWQPMVQILQEHQQMDKLSMLRPSGDASQLPWYAVFLGYPVLGIWYWCADQTIVQRVLGAKDENQARTGVLFCGFIKILPVFIFILPGLFAYVLYKQGALDLSGLPQITADGQPGLNTKGIYSLMITKLVPSGLVGILVAALLSGLMSQISGALNAIATLVSYDLYKRFKPAASDKQMIKTGRIAATLASLMSIALLPLLNQYESLFNGINDIIAHIAPPITCVFLLGVFWKKASATAAQYTLWCGSALGAVVYTINKIFPGSVIGTIPFMMMAFYLFCACTLLLVVLSYAYPVVHTEVSNKLYWSHPLAALRVKGWPGMANYKVLSAALLLTMVVLYWFFR
- a CDS encoding enolase C-terminal domain-like protein; the encoded protein is MIKSIAVKDARFPLAAGAGSDAIHQNPVYSYTVTCLYDDKGNCGTGLAFTLGAGNELVCAAAKFYAEKLVGKELAEVMATFGTWFKSMSDEQQFRWLGPHKGVVHLALASVTNACYDLWAKQQQVPLWKLLLELSPEQLVNTLDLSYLEEVLPRDEAIRLLTDMAVSRKERDGILLSGYPAYDTSAGWFNYADDQLEENCKRAVDKGFLALKLKVGAKNPETDIRRAHIVRNTVGNNIKVMVDANQQWNLPQAIAVSKKLADIRPYWIEEPTHPDDVLAHKILADAINPMKLALGEHVPNRVVFKNYLQTGCAGFIQVDAVRVGGVSEFLTVSLLCKKFGVPVVPHVGDMGQLHQHLVLFNHIGMGHEALFLEHIPHLRTHFEQPAIIADGFYKTPELPGSSCDLIADKNIAR